One segment of Arcanobacterium phocae DNA contains the following:
- a CDS encoding TetR/AcrR family transcriptional regulator, translating into MAIHVRSIRREAIEKLTATPLSTRRQRTRAKLLEAGSILFVQNGILGTSVGDICEVAGFSRGAFYSNFADMDHFIQILAEDQWGRILTTTMDAFASKDIPIIHGSSDDETLTSTKLLASRILAALPISRDFYLLLTEFSTYLARAHNKENPLYEGAEAFKKQLSAVIESKLSDIGRRSILSAPDLVNMILALAERSMILALTHHDEDLTAYLVRTLPSVLVKLTVPVNN; encoded by the coding sequence ATGGCAATTCATGTCCGCTCGATTAGGCGAGAGGCCATCGAAAAACTAACAGCGACACCGCTGTCAACGCGCCGGCAACGTACCCGTGCAAAACTTCTCGAAGCCGGTTCGATACTGTTCGTTCAAAACGGCATCCTCGGAACCTCGGTAGGAGATATTTGCGAAGTAGCCGGATTTTCCCGAGGCGCTTTCTATTCGAATTTTGCTGACATGGATCACTTCATTCAAATACTAGCCGAGGACCAGTGGGGTCGAATTCTCACCACCACAATGGATGCGTTCGCTTCAAAAGACATCCCTATTATTCACGGCTCATCCGATGATGAGACCCTCACCAGCACCAAACTACTAGCCTCGAGAATTCTCGCCGCACTCCCAATTTCTCGGGATTTCTACCTTCTTCTCACTGAGTTTTCAACATATCTGGCCCGTGCTCACAACAAAGAAAACCCACTATATGAAGGTGCTGAAGCCTTCAAGAAGCAGCTTTCTGCAGTCATTGAATCAAAACTTTCCGACATCGGCAGACGCAGTATTCTCTCTGCCCCGGACTTAGTCAACATGATCCTCGCACTCGCTGAACGATCCATGATCCTTGCGCTGACCCACCACGATGAGGACCTAACTGCCTACTTGGTGCGTACCCTGCCCAGTGTGCTCGTCAAACTCACTGTTCCCGTAAATAACTAG
- a CDS encoding GNAT family N-acetyltransferase translates to MSDVYFETLTSITSPQLRADMLEMWQRNTELGAAIGVRPGDPISRYGELLAGHEQDMADGRGWLYVMRDSSTQQLLGFAWWIVGIPEGQPQHIATIKRLQVSPDFHGRGLGRMLMEHLHSPEVLASLGADIEFLHLQFRAGLGLGKLYARYGYELNVRWDVIRRNDDGSYEGWMEMIRRRDGKPMPEPRW, encoded by the coding sequence GTGTCTGACGTGTATTTTGAAACCCTTACTTCGATAACTTCGCCGCAGTTGCGTGCCGATATGCTTGAGATGTGGCAGCGCAATACCGAGCTTGGGGCGGCGATTGGTGTTCGCCCAGGTGATCCGATTAGTCGATATGGGGAGCTTCTTGCTGGGCACGAACAGGATATGGCTGATGGTCGTGGTTGGCTGTATGTTATGCGTGACTCGAGCACGCAGCAGCTTTTAGGTTTTGCGTGGTGGATTGTTGGCATCCCGGAGGGCCAGCCTCAACATATTGCGACGATTAAGCGGTTGCAGGTCAGCCCCGATTTCCACGGGCGCGGTCTAGGGCGCATGTTGATGGAGCACCTGCATTCTCCGGAGGTACTTGCCTCGTTGGGTGCGGACATTGAATTTTTACATTTGCAGTTCCGGGCTGGGCTGGGTCTCGGGAAGCTCTATGCTCGGTACGGGTATGAATTGAACGTTCGGTGGGATGTGATTCGGCGGAACGACGACGGATCCTATGAAGGCTGGATGGAAATGATTCGTCGCCGCGACGGCAAGCCGATGCCGGAACCCCGCTGGTGA
- a CDS encoding sodium/glutamate symporter gives MTIEFSMVQTIGFAVLLLFFGRFMRRRVPLFERFAIPSPVIGGFTFAIVNLILHLTHTVNFHFDSTLQSFFMVLFFTSIGFGASPMILRKAGPKVALFLLVTVGLLVAQNLVVIGLAPLLDLPAPLALMVGSTSMIGGHGTSAGIAPLIEDAGFLGAESIAYTAATFGLVAGSLIGGPVALRLIRRHDLVKLHDTSTFDDSFLHEKIHPLNADRVLAGFMALLVAMFIGSYITDGLNILVSGWTSMAQFPAYLGPMICGILARWFSDYRFTRAGGEDNGAKELVPHQEIEMLGTVTLSVFLAMALMSVRLWELGSLAFALVVLLTAQVALTVLYTRFITFKAMGSTYDAAVLVAGNVGFAMGATPNGMANMESVTAKFGPSPTAFFVLPVVGGMFIDFFNIMSIIGFLTVA, from the coding sequence ATGACGATTGAATTTTCGATGGTTCAAACAATTGGATTCGCTGTACTGTTATTGTTCTTTGGTCGGTTTATGCGGCGGCGCGTTCCGCTATTCGAGCGTTTTGCTATCCCGTCCCCGGTCATTGGCGGGTTCACATTTGCCATCGTCAATCTCATCCTCCACCTCACACATACGGTGAATTTTCACTTTGACTCCACACTCCAAAGTTTCTTTATGGTTTTGTTCTTTACCTCTATCGGCTTTGGCGCAAGCCCCATGATTTTACGCAAAGCCGGACCTAAGGTTGCGCTTTTTCTACTGGTAACCGTGGGCTTGCTCGTGGCACAGAACCTCGTAGTTATTGGACTGGCGCCATTGTTAGATCTGCCAGCACCGTTGGCGCTGATGGTTGGTTCGACGTCAATGATCGGCGGGCACGGAACCTCCGCCGGTATCGCTCCGCTCATCGAAGACGCTGGATTTTTGGGGGCAGAATCGATTGCCTATACGGCCGCAACCTTTGGCCTGGTGGCTGGTTCTCTTATTGGCGGACCGGTCGCGTTACGGCTGATTCGCCGTCATGACCTCGTCAAACTCCATGACACCTCCACGTTTGACGATTCTTTCCTTCACGAAAAAATCCATCCGCTTAACGCAGACCGGGTGCTAGCTGGATTCATGGCGCTACTCGTAGCCATGTTTATCGGCAGCTACATCACTGATGGGCTCAATATACTTGTGAGCGGCTGGACGTCTATGGCTCAATTTCCTGCCTATTTAGGACCGATGATCTGCGGTATTTTAGCACGCTGGTTTTCCGACTATCGGTTCACCCGTGCCGGCGGTGAAGACAATGGAGCCAAGGAACTAGTTCCACATCAAGAAATCGAGATGCTAGGAACAGTGACCCTGAGTGTTTTCTTAGCGATGGCCCTCATGTCAGTCCGGCTGTGGGAGCTCGGTTCGCTGGCGTTCGCTCTCGTGGTTTTGTTGACTGCCCAGGTTGCTCTAACCGTGTTATACACCCGCTTCATTACGTTCAAAGCAATGGGCTCAACATACGACGCTGCCGTGCTCGTAGCTGGCAATGTTGGTTTTGCAATGGGAGCAACCCCAAACGGGATGGCAAACATGGAATCAGTGACGGCCAAATTCGGACCATCTCCCACGGCCTTCTTCGTTTTGCCAGTAGTTGGCGGAATGTTCATCGATTTCTTCAATATTATGTCGATTATTGGGTTCTTGACGGTCGCATAA
- a CDS encoding YhgE/Pip domain-containing protein: MTRLKGPRLGTAIVIFAVALIPLLYAGLLTMTYQNPTNRLDDMTAAIVNEDQAYTGTLVTGKQETFSLGHELTDALVHPKDGEDVGFSWKEMSESDALAQMNDERVRAILYIPHDFSKNVAKIGTDIGSSATQELRLVTDDGVNYLAGTMAKTVSEAMTNRINERGATRITERLLVSIEKIRGGLHDAADGSTKLADGTVKLNDGVRKFDDGIGKLSQGTRDLSQGTGRLVVGMNDLANGTVTLRNGLATLDDGTGRAADGSQKLSLGLTELNSGVNKVASGSSELHNGAEQLAQGVHKLNANTGKLGAGVKQLADGSGKLAPGIAAYTNGVDQAQAGSAKLQQAAQALPGAIEKMSAGLGQAGDFDPTKPETAKKSLMAGTEALNAGLKKLHDGVTVGKDGKPSLQDGATQLAGVTDIVAESLKYVDTSDATKLAAGTRSFDKSLHDYTTGIDELAEQCKPQDSEMCQKIKALSSSSQKLRESSWALVKGADSITGKLKGFAPFTEVINTIAQGAQAVKDGVNQVAAGSEKLAQGSDQLTQNMAKASAGVGQLKTKLGTASSSNDGTLLGGINDLSTGLAKISGVNGTQSAQLRDGAQALAGGIGKLTGKLPELTDGVNKLDAGAQKLADGSTGLVTGMTKLSEGSQKAASSAQELASGIGKLKNGTQSARSGSQKLADGAQTAQQGAGALDSGARKLNDGAQTAQEKVGELADGATKLNDGATKLRNGLTEGSGKIPQLSNADQQNVSATAGKVAEVKTERLHAVANNGAGFTPMFMSLALWIGTIALFLVLPALDHDERARGRWVQAVTKPAVTATMLAVVQAVVMMVVVNAMGELHVANLAGLSALAVLASICFMAVNQACVAAFAFRGRFLSIVLLSLQITSMGATFPIETAPKFFQWIHWLLPMSDTQLAFRSLIAGGGVDGIVGKTVLVLLLWTVVAVAISFFASKVRTKKNVAMAHDEALAPTAG, from the coding sequence ATGACACGGTTGAAAGGCCCACGGTTGGGAACTGCAATTGTCATATTTGCAGTTGCGCTAATTCCGCTGCTATATGCGGGCTTGTTGACTATGACTTATCAAAATCCAACAAATCGTCTTGACGACATGACTGCCGCGATTGTTAATGAAGACCAGGCATATACCGGAACATTGGTGACCGGCAAGCAGGAAACTTTCTCACTGGGACATGAATTGACCGATGCACTGGTACATCCGAAAGACGGTGAAGACGTCGGCTTCTCATGGAAAGAAATGTCTGAATCAGACGCGTTAGCTCAGATGAATGACGAACGAGTGCGTGCCATTTTGTATATTCCGCACGATTTTTCGAAGAACGTAGCGAAGATCGGTACTGATATTGGATCTTCCGCAACCCAAGAGTTGCGTTTAGTTACCGACGACGGCGTGAACTATCTGGCTGGAACCATGGCTAAAACCGTGTCTGAGGCGATGACGAACCGGATTAATGAACGCGGTGCGACTCGAATCACCGAACGGCTTCTCGTTTCGATTGAGAAGATCCGTGGCGGTCTGCATGACGCTGCCGATGGTTCAACGAAGTTAGCTGATGGCACTGTCAAACTTAACGATGGCGTCAGGAAATTCGATGATGGCATCGGAAAACTCTCCCAAGGAACACGTGACCTTTCGCAGGGAACTGGACGCCTCGTCGTCGGTATGAATGACCTTGCGAACGGAACAGTAACGTTGCGTAATGGATTGGCTACGCTCGACGACGGAACTGGGCGCGCGGCTGATGGTTCGCAAAAACTATCGCTGGGCTTAACCGAACTCAACTCGGGTGTTAATAAAGTAGCATCGGGTTCGAGCGAACTACACAATGGTGCGGAACAACTTGCCCAGGGTGTCCATAAGTTGAATGCCAACACCGGCAAACTTGGTGCTGGTGTGAAGCAGTTGGCGGATGGATCTGGCAAATTAGCTCCTGGAATCGCGGCGTACACTAACGGCGTCGATCAGGCGCAAGCTGGAAGCGCCAAGTTACAACAGGCTGCTCAAGCACTACCTGGCGCTATCGAGAAAATGAGTGCAGGCTTAGGTCAGGCTGGAGATTTTGATCCGACTAAGCCGGAGACCGCTAAAAAGAGTCTGATGGCTGGAACAGAAGCTCTCAATGCTGGTCTTAAAAAATTACACGATGGCGTCACTGTAGGAAAAGATGGCAAGCCATCTCTCCAAGATGGTGCTACTCAGCTAGCTGGAGTGACTGATATTGTTGCCGAATCGCTGAAGTATGTTGATACGAGCGACGCTACTAAGCTCGCAGCTGGTACTAGATCGTTCGATAAGTCTTTGCATGATTACACCACTGGCATTGACGAGCTTGCGGAGCAGTGTAAACCGCAAGATTCGGAGATGTGCCAGAAAATAAAGGCATTGTCTTCATCGTCGCAAAAACTCCGCGAAAGTAGCTGGGCCCTGGTCAAGGGCGCTGATTCGATCACCGGGAAGCTTAAGGGTTTTGCACCGTTCACTGAGGTCATCAACACGATCGCGCAAGGCGCACAGGCTGTCAAGGACGGTGTCAACCAGGTTGCGGCAGGTTCGGAGAAGCTTGCGCAGGGAAGTGATCAGCTGACCCAAAACATGGCTAAGGCTAGTGCTGGGGTAGGACAGCTCAAGACGAAGCTTGGAACGGCGTCGTCGTCAAATGATGGTACTCTCCTTGGTGGTATTAACGATCTGAGTACAGGATTAGCAAAAATCAGCGGAGTAAACGGAACCCAGTCCGCTCAACTGCGTGATGGAGCACAGGCGCTCGCTGGCGGAATCGGCAAGCTGACGGGGAAGTTGCCAGAGCTAACTGATGGTGTGAACAAGCTCGATGCCGGTGCGCAAAAACTTGCTGACGGTTCCACGGGGCTTGTTACTGGCATGACCAAACTATCCGAGGGCTCGCAGAAGGCTGCCAGCTCGGCACAAGAATTAGCCTCCGGAATTGGTAAGCTGAAGAACGGTACTCAATCGGCACGTTCTGGTTCACAGAAACTTGCTGACGGTGCGCAAACTGCTCAGCAAGGTGCGGGTGCGCTAGACTCCGGAGCTCGCAAGCTGAACGACGGCGCGCAGACTGCTCAAGAAAAGGTCGGCGAACTTGCTGATGGGGCAACCAAGTTGAACGACGGCGCAACAAAACTTCGCAACGGCTTAACTGAAGGTTCTGGAAAGATCCCACAACTATCGAATGCTGATCAGCAGAATGTTTCGGCAACGGCTGGAAAGGTTGCTGAAGTTAAGACAGAACGGCTACACGCAGTTGCAAATAACGGCGCTGGATTTACTCCGATGTTTATGTCGCTCGCATTGTGGATTGGCACAATCGCACTGTTCTTGGTCTTGCCAGCTCTCGATCATGATGAACGCGCTCGCGGTCGATGGGTCCAAGCAGTGACGAAGCCGGCAGTAACAGCAACCATGTTGGCTGTGGTTCAGGCTGTTGTGATGATGGTTGTAGTCAATGCGATGGGCGAATTGCATGTTGCGAACTTGGCTGGGTTGAGTGCGTTGGCGGTTCTCGCCAGTATCTGTTTCATGGCAGTCAACCAGGCGTGTGTTGCGGCCTTCGCGTTCCGCGGTCGGTTCTTGTCTATCGTTTTGCTGAGCTTGCAGATCACCTCGATGGGAGCAACGTTCCCAATCGAAACTGCGCCGAAGTTCTTCCAGTGGATCCACTGGCTCTTGCCGATGAGTGATACTCAGCTTGCCTTCCGGTCGCTGATTGCTGGTGGTGGCGTGGATGGAATTGTTGGCAAGACGGTTCTAGTTCTCTTGCTGTGGACGGTGGTTGCGGTAGCGATTAGCTTCTTCGCTTCGAAGGTTCGGACGAAGAAGAATGTAGCGATGGCTCATGATGAAGCCTTAGCTCCAACTGCTGGATAA